GCTGCACGACGTCGGCAAACGCTTCGAGCTCGGCCTCCACGGCCTTGGCATCGGCCGGCTCGGGTCCGAGATACTTCGCGACATGGACGACCGCGCCGCCTTCGGGCGCGAGCTTCGCCGACGCCGAATGCACCGAGAAATAGAACGGCCGGTCGATGCCGAGCACGAACAGCCGGCGCGGATCGGGAAGGCGCCGCAGGCCGAGATCGAGGCACGCGGCCTTGACCGGAATCGCATCGGCGGCCCACGCCTCGATGGTCGCGGCGCCCTCGCCTTTCGCGAGCGAAGCAGCCACGCCCGGCGGCACCGCCAGAACCGCCACGCGCGCACGCAGCGAAGCTTCGCCGGCGTCGACTTCGACGTGGCCGCTGAACGTGCGCACCGCCGTCACACGCGCACCGGTGCGAATCACGGCGCCGGCATCGCCTGCGACTTTCGCGAGACCGGCCGCGAGCGTCGCCCAGCCTCCGTCCAGATAAAGGACGCCTTTGCCGAGACCGGCCTGAAGCTGCGCGACCGAAGCTTCGGCCGATGAACGCGACGGATCGTTCGCGTATGCGGTCAGCCGCATCAGTGCTTCGACGAGCGCGCGCACGGTGCGGTCGCGGAACGTGGCGTCGAGCCAGTCGCGCAGCGTGCGGCCGCGCAGCGACTTCGCGTCGATCTTCGCGAGCGAGCCGAGCACGCGGGCGAGCTCGAGCTTGCCGGAAAGACCAAGCAGGTCCGTCGTCAGCAGCGAGACGAAACCGCCGGGCAGCGCGTGCAGCGTGCCGCGATCGAATGCGAGCCCGCCGGAGGTCGGCGGCCGGCGGCCGCTGAACGACACGCCGAGCTCCGCAAACGCCTTCATCGCGGGACCGCCGTCGTAAAGCGCGTGCGGCCCGACGTTGAACCGGAATCCGTTTTCGTCGTGCGTCGCCGCGCGGCCACCGACTTCTTCGGTGCGCTCGAGGACGGTCACGCGCACGCCCGAACGGGCAGCGAACGCCGCGGCCGTAAGGCCGGCGAGACCGCCGCCGATCACGACGACATCGGTCTCACCGCGACCGGGAATGGAGCCGGCAGAGCCGGAGATGGACGTGGGGTCTGAAACGTATGCCATGGCGCGTGCCTCCGCTGGTTTTGACTCCACCACGATCGGCGGCCGCCAGAGGTTACGCCAGAAAAAAGAAAAGCGGGAAAACCGGACGATCCCGGCTTTCCCGCCCTATGAAAACCATCCCGGCGTCCGGCGCCCGAAGCAGGACCGCTGCGAGTGCCTACTTGCAGACGATCGTGCTGCCGAGGCTCGCCGTGCTGCATTGCGGAAGCGGCGAGGGTCCGGGGAAATCCCCATCCGCGCACTGGCCCGTCGTCGCGATCGGCGTGTCGATCACGATCGTCGCCCGCAGCGGCAGCGTCGCCGACGCAGCGGGCATCGTGAGTCCCTTTCCCTTGATCCCGATCTTGACGAAGCCCGGCGCCGCGCTGCTGGTCTTGATGCCGATACGGCCGATGCCGCCGGTCTTCGGTCCCCAGTACTTGAACCCTGACGTGCTCGTCGTCCAGCTCGCACCGCCCGCCACCGTCACATCGAGCAGCGAGTTCCCGATCGCGTCCGAGACGATGATGCGCAGGCCGTTGGTCGCCGGATCGATCGCCGGCGACGTCGGCACCGTGGCCGAGCCTTTGATCTTGAGCGACTCGTCTCCCGCCGGCAGCACGAGATTCTTCGCGATCAGAAGAGGCCGGTTCATTGATGCGCCGGACGTGCACGGATCGCATGCGTCGCCATATCCGTCGCCGTCCGCGTCGGCCTGCGATGCATTGGCCCCGCCCGGGCAGTTGTCGATCGCGTCCGAGATTCCGTCGGCATCACTGTCGCCGCCGCTGCCCGACGGATGCGAGGACGCGTCGGCGGGATCGGTGCCGGCGTCGATCTCGTCGCTGTCGAACCACGTATCCTCGTCGCGATCGACGCCGAGCCGTGCCTGCGTGCCGAGCGGAACCACCGTGAACGTGATCTCGCCGCCGGCGGCGCCGCTTTGCCGGAGCGAGTTCGCCGTCGGTGCTTCGGCCGCACGGTCGGACTGGAAGACGCCCGTGCCCGCCACGTAGACCCATCCCCGCTGCTCGAGCGCCATGCGGCCTTTGGCGACGAGACCGACGTCGCCGGCATCGGCAAGCGCGATCATCGCATTCAGCAGATTGACGGTCGCAACCGAGTTGTCGTTGGCTCCGAGAACCGTCAGCTGCGTTCCGACCGCCGCATGCGTATCGGTCGGGAACGAAAGCAGGAACGCCTCGATGTCACGACGTTCGGCATCGCCGGCCGCGCCCGCCGGGAAACCGAACTGCGGCTGCTTCAGCAGATCGAACAGCGTGTCGAAGCTGCCGTCGTGCCCGAATCCGAAGCCGCGGTTGTTGGTCAGCGACGAATAATCGAGGCCGATCTTCTTGTAGAGGTCGCGCAGCTGCGGCACCGCGATTC
The genomic region above belongs to Candidatus Limnocylindrales bacterium and contains:
- a CDS encoding FAD-dependent oxidoreductase — protein: MAYVSDPTSISGSAGSIPGRGETDVVVIGGGLAGLTAAAFAARSGVRVTVLERTEEVGGRAATHDENGFRFNVGPHALYDGGPAMKAFAELGVSFSGRRPPTSGGLAFDRGTLHALPGGFVSLLTTDLLGLSGKLELARVLGSLAKIDAKSLRGRTLRDWLDATFRDRTVRALVEALMRLTAYANDPSRSSAEASVAQLQAGLGKGVLYLDGGWATLAAGLAKVAGDAGAVIRTGARVTAVRTFSGHVEVDAGEASLRARVAVLAVPPGVAASLAKGEGAATIEAWAADAIPVKAACLDLGLRRLPDPRRLFVLGIDRPFYFSVHSASAKLAPEGGAVVHVAKYLGPEPADAKAVEAELEAFADVVQPGWRSELVERRYLPQMLVTGALVQAGRSRPGPDVPGTPSLVVAGDWVGDESMIADTAVSSGRRAGLIAADRAGMAGSKRDGAGAKGSLPRAIREVASYAADTMATVA